In Arthrobacter alpinus, a single window of DNA contains:
- a CDS encoding DNA-3-methyladenine glycosylase family protein, giving the protein MTATMFSGPAVVWDAGRPFNLHQTLGIIGRGPGDPTIRMTPDAAWLAFNTPDGPATLGINQHGTELHARTWGPGAEHALSTVPALLGAQDDWSTFDAPDFIQSLPPRIKEARRRYPALRLPATGRVVDSLVPAILEQKVTTVEAHRGYATLLRKFGTQAPGAREHAQIPADLLVAPTAQQWAAIPSWEWHKAGVGPQRSATIMRMLRSASALDRLAKLPAAEAGTKLQSIPGIGAWTAAEVTQRTHGDPDQVAVGDFHLAAYVGWALAGKPVDDAGMLELLEPWRGHRQRVVRMLYLSGFRKPSFGPRMSIQDHRGH; this is encoded by the coding sequence ATGACCGCCACCATGTTTTCAGGGCCCGCCGTGGTCTGGGATGCCGGCCGTCCGTTCAATTTGCACCAGACGCTGGGCATCATCGGGCGCGGCCCCGGCGACCCTACGATCCGGATGACCCCTGACGCCGCCTGGCTCGCCTTCAACACCCCGGATGGCCCCGCGACTCTGGGCATCAACCAACACGGCACCGAGTTGCACGCCCGCACCTGGGGTCCCGGCGCCGAACACGCACTCTCCACCGTTCCTGCACTGCTTGGCGCGCAGGATGACTGGTCCACTTTTGACGCACCAGATTTCATCCAGTCCCTGCCCCCTCGCATCAAGGAAGCACGACGCCGGTACCCGGCGCTGCGCCTGCCCGCCACAGGGCGGGTGGTTGATTCGCTGGTGCCGGCCATCCTCGAGCAAAAGGTCACCACCGTCGAGGCCCACCGCGGGTACGCGACGTTGTTGCGAAAATTTGGCACGCAAGCGCCCGGAGCGCGCGAACACGCGCAGATTCCGGCGGATTTATTGGTTGCCCCCACGGCGCAACAGTGGGCGGCTATTCCCTCCTGGGAGTGGCACAAGGCAGGTGTTGGACCCCAGCGTTCGGCAACCATCATGCGGATGCTGCGTTCGGCGTCGGCCCTGGATCGTTTGGCGAAGTTGCCGGCAGCAGAAGCTGGCACAAAGTTGCAAAGCATCCCGGGCATCGGCGCATGGACGGCCGCTGAGGTCACCCAACGAACTCACGGCGATCCTGACCAAGTGGCGGTGGGCGATTTTCATCTGGCCGCTTACGTTGGCTGGGCCTTGGCAGGCAAGCCCGTGGATGACGCGGGCATGTTGGAACTTCTCGAACCGTGGCGCGGGCACAGGCAGCGGGTGGTGCGGATGCTGTACCTGAGCGGTTTCCGCAAGCCGTCGTTCGGGCCGAGGATGAGCATCCAGGACCACCGCGGACACTGA
- a CDS encoding SLC13 family permease, translated as MRTWNHDRSSPAGTGTRMKKYLASGLPAGIFAVGLILWGTGLLSRESALALAGRTLPILLFVLAMTVVTELADNAGLFNFLTSRLARWGTPRVPGPVSTGRIMILWLLVVALATLSTVFLSLDTTAVLVTPLVVQLARHARIPPLAFALTTAWLANTASMFLPVSNLTNLLAQHQLDTTPLGFFGLLWAPALVGVVVPLAFLALIFRKDLRGRYQSPPAHQVRDRALLWISAVTLALLLPALVTGIPVAIPASIAAAFLLLVFLIRRRSAVKWAMVPVQPLLLTLGLFLVVATLHDHGLGTALARVAGSGDSLPSLLQLATAGAVSANTINNLPAYLALETQADSSVRLAALLIGVNLGPLISPWASLATLLWHARLKSMGITISWSRFVLAGLCLVVVLIPAAVLALWLSAGMPS; from the coding sequence GTGCGAACATGGAACCATGACCGCAGCAGCCCGGCAGGAACCGGCACCCGCATGAAGAAATATTTGGCATCGGGTTTGCCTGCCGGGATCTTCGCCGTCGGGCTGATTCTGTGGGGTACTGGCCTGCTCAGCCGCGAATCAGCTCTAGCGCTGGCGGGCCGCACACTTCCTATACTCTTGTTTGTCCTTGCCATGACGGTCGTGACCGAGCTTGCCGACAATGCCGGCTTGTTCAATTTCCTAACCTCGCGCTTGGCCCGATGGGGCACGCCGCGCGTACCGGGTCCCGTGAGCACGGGCCGGATCATGATCTTGTGGCTGCTGGTTGTTGCCTTGGCAACCCTGAGCACCGTTTTCCTCTCCCTGGACACCACGGCGGTGCTCGTCACCCCGTTGGTTGTGCAATTGGCACGCCATGCGCGAATTCCCCCTTTGGCGTTCGCCTTGACCACGGCATGGCTGGCCAATACGGCATCGATGTTTTTGCCGGTATCCAATTTGACCAATCTCCTGGCTCAACATCAGTTGGATACCACTCCGCTGGGATTCTTCGGCCTGCTGTGGGCACCTGCCCTAGTGGGCGTCGTGGTGCCACTGGCATTTCTGGCCTTGATCTTCCGCAAGGATCTGCGCGGCCGCTACCAATCCCCGCCAGCTCACCAGGTGAGGGATAGAGCGCTCCTGTGGATCAGTGCTGTCACACTTGCACTCCTGTTGCCCGCCCTCGTTACAGGAATCCCCGTTGCCATCCCCGCCAGCATCGCTGCCGCGTTTTTGTTGCTGGTTTTTCTGATTCGAAGGCGGTCCGCCGTGAAATGGGCCATGGTGCCGGTCCAACCGTTGCTGCTCACCCTGGGTTTGTTTCTTGTGGTTGCAACGTTGCATGACCATGGCCTGGGCACTGCGCTGGCTAGGGTCGCCGGATCTGGGGACAGCCTTCCCAGTCTGCTTCAACTCGCCACCGCCGGCGCCGTCAGTGCCAACACGATCAACAATCTGCCGGCCTACTTGGCTCTCGAAACCCAGGCAGACTCCTCTGTAAGGCTGGCCGCGCTTCTAATTGGCGTCAACCTTGGCCCACTCATCAGTCCTTGGGCATCGTTGGCAACCCTGTTGTGGCATGCGCGGCTCAAATCCATGGGAATCACCATCTCGTGGAGCCGTTTTGTCCTGGCCGGGTTGTGTCTTGTTGTTGTCTTAATCCCGGCTGCGGTGTTGGCATTGTGGTTGAGCGCCGGGATGCCCAGCTAG
- a CDS encoding ABC transporter ATP-binding protein gives MTDLLSTPISGPSAEPQGTAAMPVSFHNLGRTFGTGTAAHTVLRDVSFEVKAGEIVALLGPSGCGKSTLLRAVAGLDAPSSGTVSIDGTPVTGIDPRCAVAFQEPRLLPWKSVSGNVAIGVPAGFDAAKRNAAVEKLVGLVGLSKFAGHRPREVSGGMAQRASLARALARNPGVLLLDEPFGALDALTRITMQDLLLDIHAAEPTTVLLVTHDVDEALQLADHIILLGPDGSDLPGATIVRTVEVPGPRPRDRASTALAGLRSSLLASLGVDGH, from the coding sequence ATGACCGATTTACTTTCCACGCCTATTTCCGGACCGTCTGCCGAACCGCAGGGCACTGCGGCCATGCCGGTCTCATTCCACAACCTTGGCCGCACATTTGGCACTGGCACGGCCGCGCACACGGTGCTTCGAGACGTCTCCTTTGAGGTTAAAGCAGGGGAGATTGTGGCGCTCCTTGGCCCCTCCGGTTGCGGCAAGTCCACACTCCTGCGCGCCGTGGCCGGGCTCGATGCGCCCAGCTCTGGGACTGTCAGCATTGACGGAACCCCGGTTACTGGCATAGATCCACGCTGCGCCGTGGCGTTTCAGGAACCCCGTTTGCTGCCGTGGAAATCAGTCTCCGGGAACGTGGCAATCGGGGTTCCAGCCGGCTTCGACGCAGCCAAGCGCAACGCAGCAGTTGAAAAGTTGGTGGGTCTCGTGGGGCTTTCCAAGTTTGCCGGACACCGGCCGCGGGAGGTCTCCGGCGGTATGGCTCAACGAGCATCGTTGGCCCGCGCCCTGGCCAGAAACCCCGGAGTCTTGCTGCTCGATGAGCCCTTCGGAGCCCTGGACGCCCTGACCCGAATCACCATGCAGGACCTGCTGCTGGACATTCATGCAGCCGAACCCACCACGGTTCTGCTGGTGACCCACGATGTTGATGAGGCCCTGCAACTTGCCGACCACATCATCTTGTTGGGTCCCGATGGCAGCGACCTTCCCGGCGCAACTATTGTGCGCACCGTTGAAGTTCCAGGCCCTCGCCCCCGTGACCGGGCATCGACTGCCTTGGCCGGCCTGCGCAGCTCCCTGCTCGCCAGTCTCGGCGTCGACGGCCACTAG
- a CDS encoding aliphatic sulfonate ABC transporter substrate-binding protein, whose protein sequence is MSFSPTVSRRSFLGAAAAISALAMAGCAGENATTDGAAQQGGTLNIDFATYNPLSLVIKEKGWLEATLADQGVTVNWLQSAGSNKANEALRAGAIDVGSTAGSAALLARSNKSPIKAISIFSQPEWAALVTAKGSTITSVAALKGKSVAATKGTDPYFFLVQALAEAGLSTKDVTVENLQHADGRAALANGSVDAWSGLDPIMASAEQDGASLFYRNLNFNTYGFLNATESFLKEKPELAQTVVDAYEKARVWASENPEETAQILASAAGLKPEVANTVILERSNLGVSGVPGEKQQAVLAKIGPTFVELGDVKTQGEVDDALASLLDDSFATKANPANIKEAS, encoded by the coding sequence ATGTCTTTTTCTCCCACTGTCAGCCGCCGTTCCTTCTTGGGCGCAGCCGCCGCCATCTCCGCGCTGGCCATGGCCGGATGCGCGGGCGAAAACGCCACAACTGATGGTGCCGCTCAACAAGGTGGCACGTTGAACATCGACTTCGCCACATACAACCCGTTGAGCCTGGTCATCAAGGAAAAGGGCTGGCTTGAGGCAACCTTGGCTGATCAGGGCGTCACGGTGAACTGGCTGCAGTCAGCCGGTTCCAACAAGGCCAACGAAGCGCTGCGGGCCGGTGCCATTGACGTTGGTTCCACGGCCGGATCGGCAGCACTTTTGGCTCGATCAAACAAGTCTCCCATCAAGGCGATCTCCATTTTCTCCCAGCCAGAATGGGCGGCATTGGTGACAGCCAAGGGCTCAACCATCACTTCCGTGGCGGCTCTAAAGGGTAAATCCGTTGCGGCAACCAAGGGTACAGATCCATACTTCTTCCTGGTCCAGGCCCTGGCCGAGGCCGGTCTGAGCACGAAGGACGTGACCGTCGAGAACCTCCAACATGCCGATGGCCGTGCCGCCCTGGCCAACGGTTCCGTTGATGCCTGGTCAGGCCTGGATCCCATTATGGCCAGTGCCGAGCAAGACGGTGCGTCGCTGTTTTACCGAAACCTGAACTTCAACACCTATGGTTTCCTCAATGCCACCGAGTCGTTCTTGAAGGAGAAGCCGGAACTGGCCCAGACCGTGGTTGACGCGTATGAAAAGGCTCGGGTCTGGGCCTCGGAAAACCCCGAAGAGACGGCTCAGATCTTGGCCTCAGCCGCTGGTCTCAAGCCGGAAGTCGCCAACACTGTCATCCTGGAACGCAGCAATCTAGGGGTCTCCGGCGTCCCCGGCGAAAAGCAGCAGGCCGTGCTGGCCAAGATCGGGCCCACCTTCGTGGAGCTTGGCGACGTGAAGACCCAGGGAGAAGTTGATGACGCGCTGGCGAGCTTGCTGGATGACTCCTTTGCCACGAAGGCCAATCCGGCAAACATCAAGGAAGCATCATGA
- a CDS encoding ABC transporter permease has protein sequence MTVRAGAATKSPGRTAPSGKALLSNGWAKLGLGLILPVLILLAWHLSTAAGIFSPVQLPAPRTVLEAAGELISRNELFNHVAISTQRVLLGFVVGAALGISLGALVGLSKIAEVVLGPTIGALRAVPSLAWVPLLILWMKIGEDSKVTLIVIGAFFPVFTTVSLALRHVDKNLVEAARAFGLKGVKLLTTVQLPAVVPAIFSGLRLALAQAWLFLVAAELIASSMGLGFLLTDSQSNGRTDRLLLAIILLAILGKITDALLGLAEKWAVRRWS, from the coding sequence ATGACGGTAAGAGCAGGCGCCGCCACGAAATCGCCCGGGCGCACGGCACCCTCGGGCAAGGCTCTGCTCTCAAACGGATGGGCCAAGCTTGGCTTGGGTTTGATCTTGCCCGTGCTGATCTTGCTGGCCTGGCACTTGAGCACGGCGGCCGGAATCTTCTCCCCGGTTCAGTTGCCGGCACCTCGCACGGTGTTAGAGGCCGCCGGAGAGCTGATTTCACGCAATGAACTGTTCAACCACGTTGCCATCTCCACTCAGCGGGTGTTGCTCGGATTTGTGGTTGGTGCTGCGCTGGGTATTTCGCTTGGGGCGCTGGTGGGCTTGTCCAAGATTGCTGAGGTGGTGCTGGGACCAACCATCGGCGCGCTGCGGGCTGTCCCTTCACTGGCCTGGGTGCCCCTGTTGATCCTGTGGATGAAGATTGGGGAGGATTCCAAGGTCACCTTGATAGTAATTGGTGCGTTCTTCCCCGTGTTCACCACGGTGTCATTGGCGCTGCGTCACGTGGATAAAAACCTCGTGGAGGCTGCACGGGCCTTTGGCCTCAAGGGTGTGAAACTGCTGACGACGGTCCAGCTGCCGGCCGTTGTCCCGGCCATTTTTTCCGGCCTGCGGCTGGCTCTGGCCCAAGCCTGGTTGTTCCTGGTTGCCGCGGAACTCATTGCCTCGTCCATGGGTCTGGGCTTCCTCCTGACAGATTCTCAATCCAATGGCCGCACCGACAGGCTGCTGTTGGCCATCATCCTGCTGGCCATTCTCGGTAAGATCACGGATGCCTTGCTGGGGCTGGCCGAGAAGTGGGCTGTACGCCGCTGGTCTTGA
- a CDS encoding LysR family transcriptional regulator: MLDVKRLRLLRELHIRGTLADVALALQYSPSAVSQQLALLEKEAGVKLLRKVGRRVQLTAQAEILVAHTAEIVESLERAEADMAASLTTVAGTVKLAVFQSAALALLPELLTAMSQNYPDVRIEMTQREPETALYETWARDFDMVVAEQYPGHAAPRHPELDRVVLTTDAIRLAVPSPGVEGTVARLRAEPITHLEDTAGLPWVMEPRGAASRHWAEQACRQAGFEPDVRFETADLQAQVRLIESGHAVALMPDLMWTGREPALTLIDLPGLPRRTVFTAARRASRRRPAILACREILQVAAEGLSGESSTPEGRV; this comes from the coding sequence GTGCTGGACGTAAAACGCCTGCGGCTGCTGCGTGAATTGCACATCCGCGGAACCCTGGCCGATGTGGCCCTGGCCCTGCAATACAGCCCGTCTGCGGTGTCCCAGCAACTGGCTCTTTTGGAGAAGGAAGCCGGGGTGAAACTGCTCCGCAAAGTAGGCCGACGCGTGCAGCTAACCGCACAGGCGGAGATTTTGGTGGCCCACACGGCGGAGATCGTGGAATCCCTCGAGCGCGCCGAAGCGGACATGGCGGCCTCGCTGACAACCGTGGCAGGGACGGTAAAACTGGCCGTCTTCCAATCCGCAGCCTTGGCCCTGCTGCCGGAGTTGCTCACGGCGATGTCGCAGAACTACCCGGACGTGCGCATCGAAATGACCCAGCGCGAGCCGGAAACGGCGTTGTACGAGACGTGGGCGCGCGATTTCGACATGGTTGTGGCCGAGCAATACCCCGGACACGCCGCGCCACGGCATCCGGAGTTGGACCGCGTGGTCCTGACCACCGATGCCATCCGACTGGCAGTCCCCTCCCCCGGCGTGGAAGGAACCGTGGCCAGGCTGCGCGCCGAGCCCATCACGCATCTTGAGGACACCGCCGGGCTGCCATGGGTCATGGAGCCGCGCGGCGCAGCCTCGCGGCACTGGGCCGAACAGGCGTGCCGGCAAGCTGGTTTTGAACCGGATGTGCGTTTTGAAACGGCCGATCTCCAGGCCCAGGTACGTCTCATTGAATCCGGGCATGCCGTGGCCTTGATGCCGGATCTGATGTGGACGGGGCGGGAACCGGCACTAACCCTGATCGATCTGCCTGGGCTCCCCCGTCGTACAGTGTTCACGGCCGCGCGCCGGGCCAGCCGCCGTCGTCCGGCTATTTTGGCCTGCCGGGAAATCCTGCAGGTGGCGGCTGAGGGTTTGTCCGGGGAAAGTTCGACGCCGGAGGGCCGGGTTTAG